In Pseudomonas alcaliphila JAB1, a single window of DNA contains:
- the ahpC gene encoding alkyl hydroperoxide reductase subunit C translates to MSLINTQVQPFKVNAFHAGEFIEVTEQSLKGKWSVLIFMPAAFTFNCPTEIEDAANNYAEFQKAGAEVYIVTTDTHFSHKVWHETSPAVGKAQFPLIGDPTHQLTNAFGVHIPEEGLALRGTFVINPEGVIKTVEIHSNEIARDVSETLRKLKAAQYTAANPGQVCPAKWKEGEATLAPSLDLVGKI, encoded by the coding sequence ATGTCCCTCATCAACACTCAGGTACAACCGTTCAAAGTCAACGCTTTCCACGCTGGCGAGTTCATCGAAGTCACCGAGCAGTCCCTGAAGGGCAAGTGGTCCGTGCTGATCTTCATGCCGGCTGCCTTCACCTTCAACTGCCCGACCGAAATCGAAGACGCTGCCAACAACTACGCCGAGTTCCAGAAGGCCGGTGCCGAGGTCTACATCGTGACCACCGACACTCACTTCTCGCACAAGGTCTGGCACGAAACTTCGCCGGCTGTTGGCAAGGCTCAGTTCCCGCTGATCGGTGACCCGACCCACCAACTGACCAACGCTTTCGGCGTGCACATCCCGGAAGAAGGCCTGGCTCTGCGCGGCACCTTCGTGATCAACCCGGAAGGCGTGATCAAGACCGTTGAGATCCACTCCAACGAAATCGCTCGCGACGTTTCCGAGACCCTGCGCAAGCTGAAGGCTGCTCAGTACACCGCCGCTAACCCGGGTCAGGTTTGCCCGGCCAAGTGGAAAGAAGGCGAAGCCACTCTGGCTCCGTCGCTGGACCTGGTTGGCAAGATCTAA
- a CDS encoding carboxy terminal-processing peptidase: MKRSLASTALALVLGFSALPLAAKTTAATSWDYLQPDREQVIASLNVVELLRRHHYNKPPLNDERSIQIYDNYLKLLDPSRSYFTAADIAEFNQWRTRFDDLLKSGDLEPGFTIFRRHLTRTEERLNYALAELGKGVDKIDFTIDEQLQVDREKAPWAKDRAELDELWRKRVKDEVLRLKIAGKETKDIQELLTKRYKNQLARLKQTRGEDVFQAYINAFATTYDPHTTYLSPDNAENFDINMSLSLEGIGAVLQSDNEHVKVVRLVPAGPAEKSKQIAPADKIVGVAQGNDEMVDVIGWRLDEVVKLIRGPKGSTVRLEVIPASNPPSDQTSKVVTITREAVKLEEQAAKKKVLELKHEGRDYKLGVIELPAFYLDFKAFRAGDPNYKSTTRDVKRLLDELQAEKVDGVVIDLRNNGGGSLQEATELTSLFIEQGPTVLVRNADGRVDVLADENKGIYYNGPLAVLVNRLSASASEIFAGAMQDYHRALILGGQTFGKGTVQTIQPLNHGELKLTLAKFYRVSGQSTQHQGVIPDILYPDVMDTKDIGESALPAALPWDSIRPAITPELDPIKPFLTELKARHDQRTAKDPDFVFTRDRLTLAKKLMAETTVSLNEQARRARQAEVEAKQLALENNRRLAKGEEPLKELAKEDEDALPVADEKSTPEDDAYLAESGRILLDYLGLNPSLALH, from the coding sequence ATGAAGCGATCTCTTGCAAGCACCGCCCTCGCCCTCGTACTCGGCTTCAGTGCCCTGCCGCTGGCGGCCAAGACCACCGCAGCGACCAGTTGGGACTATCTGCAGCCGGATCGCGAGCAGGTGATCGCCAGCCTCAACGTAGTGGAGCTGCTGCGCCGCCATCACTACAACAAGCCGCCGCTGAACGACGAACGCTCGATTCAGATCTATGACAACTACCTGAAGTTGCTCGATCCATCGCGCAGCTATTTCACTGCCGCTGACATCGCCGAATTCAACCAGTGGCGCACCCGCTTCGATGACCTGCTGAAAAGCGGCGACCTCGAACCCGGCTTCACCATCTTTCGCCGCCACCTGACCCGCACGGAAGAGCGCCTGAACTATGCGTTGGCGGAACTGGGCAAGGGCGTCGACAAGATCGATTTCACTATCGACGAGCAGTTGCAGGTCGATCGCGAGAAAGCGCCCTGGGCCAAAGACCGCGCTGAACTCGATGAACTGTGGCGCAAGCGTGTCAAAGACGAAGTGCTGCGCCTGAAGATCGCCGGCAAGGAAACCAAGGACATCCAGGAACTGCTGACCAAGCGCTACAAGAACCAGTTGGCGCGCCTCAAGCAGACCCGTGGCGAGGACGTGTTCCAGGCCTACATCAACGCCTTCGCCACCACCTACGACCCGCACACCACCTATCTGTCGCCGGATAATGCGGAAAACTTCGACATCAACATGAGCCTGTCGCTCGAAGGCATCGGCGCCGTCCTGCAAAGCGACAACGAGCACGTCAAGGTGGTGCGCCTGGTGCCTGCCGGCCCGGCCGAAAAGAGCAAGCAGATCGCACCGGCAGACAAGATCGTCGGCGTCGCCCAGGGCAATGATGAAATGGTCGACGTGATCGGCTGGCGCCTGGACGAAGTGGTCAAGCTGATTCGCGGCCCGAAAGGTTCCACCGTACGCCTGGAAGTGATCCCGGCCAGCAATCCGCCCAGCGACCAGACCAGCAAGGTGGTCACCATCACCCGCGAAGCGGTCAAGCTGGAAGAGCAAGCTGCCAAGAAGAAGGTTCTGGAGCTCAAGCACGAGGGGCGTGATTACAAGCTCGGCGTCATCGAACTGCCGGCCTTCTACCTCGACTTCAAGGCCTTCCGCGCTGGCGACCCGAACTACAAGAGCACCACCCGTGACGTCAAACGTCTGCTCGACGAGCTGCAGGCCGAGAAGGTCGACGGCGTGGTCATCGACCTGCGCAACAACGGCGGTGGCTCGCTGCAGGAAGCCACCGAACTGACCAGCCTGTTCATCGAACAAGGCCCCACCGTGCTGGTGCGCAACGCCGACGGCCGCGTCGACGTGCTCGCCGACGAGAACAAGGGCATCTACTACAACGGCCCGCTGGCTGTATTGGTCAACCGTCTGTCCGCCTCAGCCTCGGAAATCTTCGCCGGCGCCATGCAGGATTATCACCGCGCGCTGATTCTCGGCGGCCAGACCTTCGGCAAGGGCACCGTGCAGACCATTCAGCCGCTCAACCATGGCGAACTGAAACTGACCCTGGCCAAGTTCTATCGCGTTTCCGGCCAGAGCACCCAGCACCAGGGCGTGATCCCCGACATCCTGTACCCGGACGTCATGGACACCAAGGACATCGGCGAAAGCGCGCTGCCCGCAGCGCTGCCCTGGGACAGCATCCGCCCGGCGATCACCCCCGAGTTGGACCCGATCAAGCCCTTCCTGACCGAGCTGAAAGCTCGTCACGATCAGCGCACGGCCAAAGACCCGGACTTCGTCTTCACTCGCGACCGCCTTACCCTGGCCAAGAAGCTGATGGCAGAAACCACCGTCAGCCTCAACGAGCAAGCCCGCCGTGCGCGCCAGGCCGAAGTCGAAGCCAAGCAACTGGCACTGGAAAACAACCGCCGCCTGGCCAAGGGCGAAGAGCCACTCAAGGAACTGGCCAAGGAAGACGAAGACGCACTGCCAGTCGCCGATGAAAAGAGCACACCGGAAGACGATGCCTACCTGGCAGAGAGCGGACGCATCCTGCTCGACTACCTGGGCCTGAACCCCTCGCTGGCGCTGCATTGA
- the ahpF gene encoding alkyl hydroperoxide reductase subunit F → MLDANLKAQLKAYLEKVTQPFEIVASLDDGAKSQELLGLLQDIVGLTDKITLKTDGNDARRPSFALNRPGEDTGVAFAGIPMGHEFTSLVLALLQVGGHPSKLDADTIAQIKSIEGKFEFETYFSLSCQNCPDVVQALNLMAVLNPNIRNVSIDGALFQEEVERRQIMAVPSIYLNGEVFASGRMEVKEILAKIDTGAANRDAEKMSAKDAFDVLVVGGGPAGAAAAIYAARKGIRTAIAAERFGGQVLDTMAIENFISVKETEGPKLVRALEEHVKEYEVDVMNLQRASALVPASSEGGLHEVKFENGASLKAKTVILSTGARWREMGVPGEQEYKAKGVCFCPHCDGPLFKGKRVAVIGGGNSGVEAAIDLAGIVAHVTLLEFADTLRADAVLQKKLYSLPNVTVIKSAQTTEVKGDGQKVNGLVYKDRTTEELHTVELEGIFVQIGLLPNSDWLKGSVELNRFGEIIVDSKGATNIPGVFAAGDVTTVPYKQIVIAMGEGSKASLSAFDHLIRHS, encoded by the coding sequence ATGTTGGACGCCAATCTTAAAGCCCAGTTGAAGGCCTATCTGGAAAAGGTCACCCAGCCGTTCGAGATCGTCGCGTCCCTCGATGACGGCGCGAAATCTCAGGAGCTGCTGGGCCTGCTCCAGGACATCGTCGGCCTGACCGACAAGATCACCCTGAAGACCGACGGCAACGATGCCCGCCGTCCGTCCTTCGCCCTGAATCGTCCGGGTGAAGACACCGGCGTTGCCTTCGCCGGTATCCCCATGGGCCACGAGTTCACCTCGTTGGTGCTGGCACTGCTGCAGGTGGGCGGTCATCCATCGAAGCTGGACGCCGACACCATCGCGCAGATCAAGAGCATCGAAGGCAAGTTCGAGTTCGAGACCTATTTCTCGCTGTCCTGCCAGAACTGCCCGGACGTGGTCCAGGCGCTGAACCTGATGGCCGTGCTCAACCCCAATATCCGCAACGTCTCCATCGACGGTGCGCTGTTCCAGGAAGAAGTCGAGCGTCGCCAGATCATGGCTGTGCCGAGCATCTACCTGAACGGTGAGGTCTTCGCTTCCGGTCGCATGGAAGTGAAGGAAATCCTTGCCAAGATCGACACCGGCGCTGCCAACCGCGACGCAGAGAAGATGAGCGCCAAGGACGCCTTCGATGTACTGGTAGTCGGCGGTGGCCCGGCGGGTGCTGCGGCTGCCATCTACGCCGCGCGTAAAGGTATCCGTACCGCGATTGCCGCCGAGCGCTTCGGTGGTCAGGTGCTGGACACCATGGCCATCGAGAACTTCATCTCCGTCAAGGAAACCGAAGGCCCGAAACTGGTGCGCGCGCTGGAAGAACACGTCAAGGAATACGAAGTCGACGTGATGAACCTGCAGCGTGCTTCGGCTCTGGTACCGGCCAGCAGCGAAGGCGGTCTGCACGAAGTGAAGTTCGAGAACGGCGCGTCGCTCAAGGCCAAGACCGTGATCCTCTCCACCGGCGCACGCTGGCGCGAGATGGGTGTGCCCGGCGAGCAGGAATACAAGGCCAAGGGCGTGTGCTTCTGCCCGCACTGCGACGGCCCGCTGTTCAAGGGCAAGCGTGTGGCGGTGATCGGCGGCGGTAACTCCGGCGTCGAGGCAGCCATCGACCTGGCTGGCATCGTCGCCCACGTGACCCTGCTGGAGTTCGCCGATACCCTGCGTGCCGACGCCGTGCTGCAGAAGAAGCTCTACAGCCTGCCGAACGTGACCGTGATCAAGAGCGCGCAGACCACCGAGGTCAAGGGCGATGGTCAGAAGGTCAACGGTCTGGTGTACAAGGACCGCACCACCGAGGAGCTGCACACCGTCGAGCTGGAAGGCATCTTCGTGCAGATCGGCCTGCTGCCCAACAGCGACTGGCTCAAGGGCAGCGTCGAGCTCAACCGCTTCGGCGAGATCATCGTCGACAGCAAGGGTGCGACCAATATCCCCGGCGTGTTTGCCGCCGGCGACGTCACCACCGTGCCGTACAAGCAGATCGTCATCGCCATGGGCGAAGGCTCGAAGGCATCGCTGTCCGCCTTCGACCACCTGATCCGCCATAGCTGA
- a CDS encoding LysR substrate-binding domain-containing protein: protein MLDPVLLRSFLAVVQTGGFTRAAASLHLTQSTVSQQVRRLEEQLGAELLDRSGRYVVTTTEGERLLGYANRIVALMDEAMLALGQSAVEGEVRLGVPDDFAANSLMPYLADFADAHPGIRLEITSGLSHDVWRAYNAGELDLALIKQRAGSAKGLASWAEPLAWLDSRARPVLARNPVPLAVFPPNGLYRLEMTHALDAIGKPWRIAYVSSSLPGVSAAAEGGLGLTLLPRRLITAAHRELGEAEGFAPVAPVEVALHARNQLPGYARELAVALIEACEGIMSP, encoded by the coding sequence ATGCTCGATCCGGTGCTGTTACGCAGTTTTCTCGCCGTGGTGCAGACCGGTGGTTTCACCCGCGCGGCTGCCAGTTTGCACCTGACCCAGTCCACCGTCAGCCAGCAAGTGCGGCGCCTGGAGGAGCAGCTTGGCGCCGAGCTGCTCGACCGCAGTGGCCGCTACGTGGTGACCACCACCGAGGGCGAACGCCTGCTGGGTTACGCCAACCGCATCGTCGCACTGATGGACGAAGCCATGCTGGCGCTGGGGCAAAGTGCGGTGGAGGGCGAGGTGCGCCTCGGCGTGCCGGACGATTTCGCCGCCAACAGCCTGATGCCTTATCTGGCCGATTTTGCCGATGCCCATCCGGGTATTCGCCTGGAGATCACCAGTGGTCTGAGTCATGACGTGTGGCGCGCGTACAATGCCGGTGAGCTGGACCTGGCACTGATCAAGCAGCGTGCCGGTAGCGCCAAGGGCCTGGCCAGTTGGGCCGAACCGCTGGCCTGGCTCGACAGCCGAGCGCGGCCGGTGCTGGCGCGCAACCCGGTGCCGCTGGCGGTGTTCCCGCCCAACGGCCTGTACCGCCTGGAGATGACCCACGCGCTGGATGCCATTGGCAAACCCTGGCGCATTGCCTATGTCAGCAGCAGTCTGCCCGGTGTCAGCGCCGCTGCCGAAGGCGGGCTGGGTCTGACCCTGCTGCCGCGCCGGTTGATCACTGCCGCACACCGCGAACTGGGTGAGGCCGAAGGTTTCGCCCCGGTGGCGCCGGTGGAAGTGGCCCTGCACGCACGCAACCAGTTGCCCGGTTACGCGCGGGAGCTGGCGGTGGCGTTGATCGAGGCTTGCGAAGGGATCATGAGCCCGTAA
- a CDS encoding bifunctional diguanylate cyclase/phosphodiesterase: MTVTEQLSALGNILAHGDLSSLFQPIVSLSEQRILGYEALTRGPSNSPLHSPLTLFAVARHAGRLSELEMACRKSACRGFSALGLDGKLFLNVSPESLLDPSHQPGRTLKLLQAFGIPPSQVVIELTEQSPTEDFALLDNALHHYRAMGFSIALDDLGAGYSSLRLWSELRPDYVKIDRHFIDGIHQDAVKREFVGSILKMAEASRAQVIAEGIELPEELAVLAEMGVDLVQGYLLSRPQEKPPRDARQLLPQVLSNQVSLSEDSHDLSALLNDQPAVDQHTAIAEVLDVFRAQANLNSLAVLDTQRQPVGIVHRHSLSEALLKPFATDLFARKPISRLMSQDFLAVELTQSLQKVSRLLTSRARQRIEEDFIIIQNGSYLGLGRVIDVLRLITEQKLQQARHANPLTLLPGNVPIQQCLGRLLQQQREAAVCYVDLDSFKPFNDLYGYAKGDEVLLCLAQCLNDRVDPARDFVGHIGGDDFMLVLGSPDWREKLGKLIEDFQNQCRRFYRDEHLQAGCFIAHNRHGQRQEYALLSLSIGVVHVKAQDCAQLDASRLAELASEAKRQAKAVPGYSLHILQGSTA, translated from the coding sequence ATGACCGTCACCGAGCAGTTGAGCGCGCTGGGCAACATCCTCGCTCACGGCGACCTCAGCAGCCTGTTCCAACCTATCGTCTCGCTGTCCGAACAGCGCATTCTCGGCTATGAGGCCCTGACCCGTGGCCCCTCCAACAGCCCACTGCATTCGCCACTGACCTTGTTCGCCGTCGCCCGTCATGCAGGGCGCCTGAGCGAGCTGGAAATGGCTTGCCGCAAGAGCGCCTGCAGAGGCTTCAGCGCCCTGGGCCTGGACGGCAAGCTGTTTCTCAACGTCTCGCCGGAGTCGCTGCTCGACCCCAGCCATCAGCCAGGGCGTACCCTGAAATTGCTACAGGCTTTCGGTATTCCACCGAGCCAGGTGGTGATCGAACTCACCGAGCAGTCCCCCACCGAAGACTTCGCCCTGCTCGACAACGCCCTGCACCACTACCGCGCCATGGGTTTTTCCATCGCCCTGGATGACCTAGGCGCAGGCTACTCCAGCTTGCGCCTGTGGTCGGAGCTGCGCCCGGACTACGTGAAGATCGACCGCCACTTCATCGATGGCATTCATCAAGATGCAGTGAAGCGTGAGTTCGTCGGCTCGATCCTGAAGATGGCCGAAGCCTCGCGCGCTCAAGTGATCGCCGAAGGTATCGAACTGCCCGAAGAGCTGGCCGTACTGGCAGAGATGGGTGTCGATCTGGTGCAGGGCTATCTGCTCAGCAGGCCGCAGGAAAAGCCGCCACGCGATGCCCGGCAACTGCTGCCCCAGGTCCTGAGCAATCAGGTCAGCCTCAGTGAGGACAGCCATGACCTCAGCGCCCTGCTCAACGACCAGCCCGCGGTCGATCAGCACACGGCCATCGCTGAAGTGCTGGATGTATTTCGCGCCCAGGCCAACCTCAACTCCCTGGCCGTACTGGACACGCAGCGCCAACCGGTCGGGATCGTCCATCGTCACTCGCTGTCCGAAGCGCTGCTCAAGCCCTTCGCCACCGATCTGTTCGCGCGCAAACCCATCAGCCGCCTGATGAGCCAGGACTTTCTCGCCGTGGAACTGACGCAGTCCCTGCAGAAGGTCAGTCGCCTGCTCACCAGCCGCGCGCGCCAGCGCATCGAGGAAGACTTCATCATCATCCAGAACGGCAGCTACCTGGGCCTGGGCCGGGTCATCGACGTGCTCAGGCTGATCACCGAACAGAAGCTGCAGCAGGCCCGACACGCCAATCCGCTTACACTGCTGCCGGGTAACGTACCGATCCAGCAGTGCCTTGGCCGCCTGCTGCAGCAGCAACGCGAAGCTGCGGTGTGCTACGTGGATCTCGACAGCTTCAAACCTTTCAACGACCTCTACGGCTATGCCAAGGGCGACGAGGTGCTGCTGTGCCTGGCGCAATGCCTCAACGACCGGGTCGATCCGGCCCGCGACTTCGTCGGGCATATCGGCGGCGACGACTTCATGCTGGTGCTCGGCTCGCCAGACTGGCGCGAAAAGCTCGGCAAACTGATCGAGGATTTCCAGAATCAGTGCCGACGCTTTTACCGCGATGAGCATCTTCAGGCCGGCTGCTTCATTGCCCACAACCGCCACGGCCAGCGCCAGGAATATGCGCTGTTGTCACTGTCTATCGGCGTGGTGCACGTAAAAGCGCAAGATTGCGCCCAGCTCGATGCCTCGCGCCTGGCCGAACTGGCCTCCGAGGCCAAGCGCCAGGCCAAGGCCGTGCCTGGCTACAGCCTGCATATTCTGCAAGGCTCAACGGCCTGA
- a CDS encoding HAD family hydrolase — translation MALAIFDLDETLIHGDCASLWTQEMVKIGWADGDSFLAHEQELMRQYAAGTLAMEDYMAFTLSPLVGRTPEEVAHVVEPFVEDVIEPIFYSDASRTLAAHRAAGDRLLVISASAHFLVSAIAERFGIDEVLAIDLELQHGFYSGRTQGVLTYREGKVIRLENWLAEQSESLAGASFYSDSRNDLPLLQLVDKPYAVNPDPTLRAHAEQAGWPILNWR, via the coding sequence ATGGCCCTGGCGATTTTCGATCTCGACGAAACCCTGATCCACGGCGACTGCGCCAGCCTGTGGACGCAGGAAATGGTGAAGATCGGCTGGGCGGACGGCGACTCCTTCCTCGCCCACGAGCAGGAGCTGATGCGTCAGTACGCCGCCGGCACCCTGGCCATGGAGGACTACATGGCGTTCACCCTGTCGCCGCTGGTCGGCCGCACGCCCGAGGAGGTCGCCCATGTGGTCGAGCCCTTCGTCGAGGACGTGATCGAGCCGATCTTCTACAGCGACGCCAGCCGCACCCTGGCCGCGCACCGCGCCGCTGGCGATCGCCTGCTGGTGATCTCCGCCTCGGCGCACTTCCTGGTCAGCGCCATCGCCGAGCGCTTCGGCATCGATGAGGTGCTGGCCATCGACCTGGAGCTGCAGCACGGCTTCTACAGCGGGCGTACCCAAGGCGTACTGACCTACCGTGAGGGCAAGGTGATCCGCCTGGAGAACTGGCTCGCCGAGCAGAGCGAAAGCCTGGCCGGCGCCAGCTTCTATTCCGACTCGCGCAATGACTTGCCGCTGCTGCAACTGGTGGACAAGCCCTACGCGGTCAACCCCGACCCGACCCTGCGCGCCCACGCCGAACAGGCCGGCTGGCCGATTCTCAATTGGCGCTGA
- a CDS encoding bifunctional allantoicase/(S)-ureidoglycine aminohydrolase encodes MSKSPYYYAPHGGHPGQDQLLTDRAMFTEAYAVIPKGVMRDIVTSHLPFWDNMRMWVIARPLTGFAETFSQYIVEVGPNGGSNKPELDATAEGVIFVVEGEFSLTLNGTQHAMRPGSYAFIPPQSDWSLRNNSSQAVRFHWLRKAYQPVEGVPYPEAFVTNEQDIEPIVMPGTEGRWSTTRFVEISDMRHDMHVNIVNFEPGGVIPFAETHVMEHGLYVLEGKAVYRLNQDWVEVEAGDFMWLRAFCPQACYAGGPSRFRYLLYKDVNRQMPLTLGGLKR; translated from the coding sequence ATGAGCAAATCGCCCTACTACTACGCACCGCATGGCGGTCACCCAGGTCAGGATCAACTGCTGACCGACCGCGCCATGTTCACCGAAGCCTATGCCGTGATCCCCAAAGGCGTGATGCGTGACATCGTCACCAGCCACCTGCCGTTCTGGGACAACATGCGCATGTGGGTCATCGCCCGTCCGCTGACCGGCTTCGCCGAAACCTTCTCGCAGTACATCGTCGAAGTCGGCCCGAACGGCGGCAGCAACAAGCCTGAGCTCGACGCCACCGCCGAAGGCGTGATCTTCGTCGTCGAAGGCGAGTTCAGCCTGACCCTCAACGGCACCCAGCACGCCATGCGTCCGGGCAGCTACGCCTTCATCCCGCCGCAGAGCGATTGGTCGCTGCGCAACAACAGCAGCCAAGCCGTGCGCTTCCACTGGCTGCGCAAGGCCTATCAACCGGTCGAAGGCGTGCCGTACCCGGAAGCCTTCGTCACCAACGAGCAGGACATCGAGCCGATCGTCATGCCGGGCACCGAAGGCCGCTGGAGCACCACGCGCTTCGTCGAGATCAGCGACATGCGCCATGATATGCACGTCAACATCGTCAACTTCGAGCCGGGCGGCGTGATCCCCTTCGCCGAAACCCACGTCATGGAGCACGGCCTGTACGTGCTGGAAGGCAAGGCGGTGTACCGCCTGAACCAGGACTGGGTCGAGGTCGAGGCCGGCGACTTCATGTGGCTGCGCGCCTTCTGCCCGCAGGCCTGCTACGCCGGCGGCCCGAGCCGCTTCCGCTACCTGCTGTACAAGGATGTGAACCGCCAGATGCCGCTGACCCTGGGCGGCCTGAAGCGCTAA
- a CDS encoding sel1 repeat family protein, with protein sequence MSRLLWQVRARLGYWLARRLFHWPAALRQPRVWQWMQGQYGRMANLGDRSAQSFYGHILLFRGQGLGAREEGLRLLRLAANGGDGKAAYQLGVQALQGDTRQAPDASQAVGWWEMALAAGHPLAASRLSQLYRDGAPGLEADLQVAERYAAMADEATRSGR encoded by the coding sequence ATGTCTAGGTTGCTCTGGCAGGTACGCGCACGCCTTGGCTACTGGCTGGCCCGGCGTCTGTTTCACTGGCCCGCGGCGCTGCGTCAGCCACGTGTGTGGCAATGGATGCAGGGCCAGTACGGGCGCATGGCCAATCTCGGCGATCGCTCGGCACAGAGCTTTTACGGCCATATTCTGCTGTTCAGGGGGCAGGGCCTGGGTGCGCGTGAGGAAGGGCTGAGGTTGTTGCGCCTGGCCGCCAATGGCGGTGACGGCAAGGCCGCCTATCAGTTAGGCGTGCAGGCCCTGCAGGGCGATACCCGGCAGGCACCGGATGCCTCGCAAGCAGTAGGTTGGTGGGAAATGGCGTTGGCTGCCGGCCATCCTCTGGCTGCCAGTCGTCTGAGTCAGCTCTATCGCGACGGTGCTCCCGGGCTGGAAGCAGACCTGCAAGTCGCCGAGCGCTATGCCGCCATGGCAGACGAGGCTACGCGCTCAGGCCGTTGA
- a CDS encoding YkvA family protein has translation MKTPWKLTRYLPLAARFLREGRLPELLRALADKRTPQGQRFAALKEDLQLLRALSLAWFKGEYRQISSQALLMVVAALLYFITPFDAIPDWLVGVGFVDDLAVLAWIMRTWHGELEAFRAWRDRQSPERLALIEHLPAAERVDPLHS, from the coding sequence ATGAAAACACCGTGGAAACTGACGCGTTACCTGCCGCTGGCTGCCCGCTTCCTGCGTGAAGGCCGGTTGCCGGAGTTGCTCCGCGCGCTGGCTGACAAGCGCACACCACAAGGCCAACGCTTCGCCGCTCTCAAAGAGGACCTGCAACTGCTGCGTGCACTCAGTCTGGCCTGGTTCAAGGGAGAGTACCGGCAGATCAGCAGTCAGGCGCTGTTGATGGTGGTGGCTGCGCTGCTGTACTTCATTACCCCCTTCGATGCCATTCCCGACTGGCTGGTCGGCGTTGGCTTCGTCGATGACCTGGCCGTGCTGGCCTGGATAATGCGCACCTGGCATGGCGAGCTCGAAGCCTTCAGGGCTTGGCGCGACAGACAAAGCCCGGAGCGCCTGGCGCTGATCGAGCACCTGCCGGCAGCGGAGCGGGTCGATCCGCTGCATTCCTGA
- a CDS encoding NAD(P)H-quinone oxidoreductase: protein MKALQGVEGRAEWLEQPAQTCDAGQIRVKVAAAGLNRADLLQRAGLYPPPPGASQALGLECAGVVVEVGAGSAWQVGDRVCCLLAGGGMAEEVVLDARHAMPVPEGLSLVEAAVVPEVYATAWLNLFQLGALRPGEKVLLHAGASGVGSAAIQLCKAFGSPCWVSVGSAERLAYCEALGAQGGALRGEDLQALRDFGPFDVILDPVGGQYAALNLELLARDGRWINIGLMGGREATLDLAQVLGKRVQLIGSTLRNRDDSFKADLLHDLQQQVWPLFAEGRLKPQLERSFALKDSEAAFETLAGNQVAGKIALLIDPDLV, encoded by the coding sequence ATGAAGGCATTGCAAGGCGTTGAAGGGCGTGCAGAGTGGCTGGAACAACCGGCGCAGACCTGTGACGCGGGGCAGATTCGGGTCAAGGTGGCTGCCGCTGGGCTCAACCGGGCTGACCTGTTGCAGCGCGCCGGGCTTTATCCGCCGCCGCCTGGTGCGAGCCAGGCGCTGGGCCTGGAGTGCGCCGGGGTAGTTGTTGAAGTCGGCGCCGGCAGCGCCTGGCAGGTGGGGGATCGCGTCTGCTGTCTGCTTGCCGGTGGTGGCATGGCCGAAGAGGTGGTGCTCGATGCTCGCCACGCCATGCCGGTGCCGGAAGGCTTGAGCCTGGTCGAGGCGGCTGTGGTGCCCGAGGTCTATGCCACCGCCTGGCTCAATCTGTTCCAGCTCGGGGCCCTGCGCCCCGGTGAGAAGGTCCTGCTGCATGCCGGCGCCAGCGGTGTCGGCTCGGCTGCTATCCAGCTGTGCAAGGCATTCGGCAGCCCTTGCTGGGTCAGCGTCGGCTCTGCCGAGCGGTTGGCCTACTGCGAAGCGCTCGGTGCCCAGGGCGGTGCCCTGCGCGGCGAAGACCTGCAAGCGCTGCGTGATTTCGGACCGTTCGATGTGATCCTCGATCCGGTTGGCGGGCAGTACGCGGCGCTCAACCTGGAATTGCTGGCCCGTGATGGTCGTTGGATCAATATTGGTTTGATGGGCGGACGCGAGGCCACCCTGGACCTGGCCCAGGTGCTGGGCAAGCGCGTTCAACTGATCGGCTCGACCCTGCGCAATCGCGACGACTCGTTCAAGGCCGACCTGTTGCATGATCTGCAGCAACAGGTCTGGCCGCTGTTTGCCGAGGGGCGGTTAAAGCCGCAACTCGAGCGCAGTTTTGCCCTCAAAGACAGTGAAGCGGCATTCGAGACACTCGCCGGTAATCAGGTTGCGGGTAAAATCGCGCTGCTTATCGATCCCGATCTTGTCTGA
- a CDS encoding helix-turn-helix transcriptional regulator: MSVQIIARDGEPEYAVLPWADYQALLQAAGRQDVAAAVAPSPTPTANRAPLAQLQTLREAKGLSPEALARSVGISPHYLAMIESGERQPDAAILRSLAWELGLEGWS; encoded by the coding sequence ATGAGTGTGCAAATCATTGCCCGTGACGGCGAGCCGGAATATGCGGTGCTGCCCTGGGCCGATTATCAGGCCTTGTTGCAAGCCGCGGGTCGCCAGGACGTTGCCGCGGCCGTTGCGCCTTCGCCAACGCCTACAGCCAATCGCGCGCCTCTCGCGCAATTGCAAACGTTACGCGAAGCCAAGGGCCTGAGCCCGGAAGCGCTGGCTCGCAGCGTCGGCATCAGCCCTCATTATCTAGCCATGATCGAAAGTGGCGAACGTCAACCCGACGCTGCCATTCTGCGTTCGCTGGCCTGGGAACTGGGGCTGGAGGGCTGGTCTTGA